From Oreochromis niloticus isolate F11D_XX linkage group LG14, O_niloticus_UMD_NMBU, whole genome shotgun sequence, one genomic window encodes:
- the LOC100690890 gene encoding extracellular calcium-sensing receptor-like → MFFDVLVAERKLQRVEGHVLRKEDGRGSETEPGLRIGEVRRVDSSLPQCVKLGSSEPIALHSDGDVVIGGFFPLHYVATDPQYSYKTKPEITSCSSFDLRAFRWMMTMVFAVEEINRNSSLLPGVKLGYRIMDSCDHVHTSLKVLFSLVSHSEAENTTEEIKRRESSTCLYYSPVPAVIGLASSSPTRAVAHTLGPFNIPLVSYFATCTCLTDKHLYPSFLRTVPSDLFQVRGLVQLVTFFGWFWVGTIGTTDDYSLYGIQAFSNLFGQQGGCVEFHLTISKSPTVAEIQQIADKLQSSTARVVVVFATEGQLLDLFSELARRNVTGIQWIASEAWVTASRLGSPNFHSLLEGTLGFSFPGVSIPGLKEFLLDVRPSPKPGMEFVNMFWEEQFGCKLAYKDYAGGVEKPLCTGSEDLRYTYSSYSDVTKVRISYNVYKAVYAIAHALHTFLNCDSVGPSGGLCEKHSSFSNGEFLQHLKMVNFTNQFHENVYFDSNGEPVPLYDIINWQKDSTDKIRFIKVGSYDGSAPQTQQLHIVKNMILWTKGQLQVPVSQCSAPCPPGSRQATRQGEPKCCFDCLPCADGEISNQTGSTECIKCPEYFWSDKEKVKCVAGEEEFLSFNDTMGIILVAVTLLGFILTTIITIVFHSFRYTPIVKANNSEISFLLLLSLKLCFLCCLVFIGQPSWWTCRLRQAAFGISFVLCLSCLLVKTIVVLLAFRTNVPGSRGRMLFGTFQQRILIICTTAPQICLCTGWVLGAPPFPFRNPNYQASTGKIVLECKEPWPPGFYLLLGYVGLLAFVCLLLAFLGRKLPDRFNEAKFITFSMLIFWAVWISFIPAYVSSPGNFSVAVEIFAILASSFGLLLCIFVPKCYIILLHPERNIKKGMTRKCWR, encoded by the exons ATGTTCTTTGATGTTTTGGTAGCTGAAAGAAAGCTCCAAAGGGTGGAAGGACATGTTCTGAGAAAAGAGGATGGTAGAGGAAGTGAGACAGAACCTGGTTTACGGATAGGGGAAGTGAGAAGGGTTGATTCTAGTTTACCTCAATGTGTAAAACTGGGAAGCAGCGAGCCCATAGCCTTGCACTCAGATGGTGATGTTGTGATTGGAGGTTTTTTCCCTCTGCATTATGTTGCCACTGATCCACAGTACAGCTACAAAACTAAACCAGAAATTACATCTTGCAGCAG CTTTGACCTCAGAGCCTTTCGCTGGATGATGACCATGGTGTTTGCAGTGGAGGAAATTAACCGTAATTCAAGCCTATTACCAGGTGTTAAACTAGGCTACCGGATTATGGACAGTTGTGACCATGTCCACACCAGTCTGAAAGTTCTTTTTTCCTTAGTCAGCCACTCTGAAGCT GAAAACACAACCGAAGAAATAAAGAGAAGAGAGTCTTCCACATGTCTGTATTATTCTCCTGTGCCTGCTGTTATTGGTCTTGCATCCTCTTCCCCTACAAGAGCTGTAGCTCACACGCTTGGCCCTTTCAACATACCACTG GTGAGTTATTTTGCCACTTGTACCTGTCTTACTGATAAGCATTTGTACCCATCATTCTTGAGAACTGTGCCAAGTGATCTCTTTCAAGTTAGAGGCCTTGTACAGCTTGTCACTTTCTTTGGCTGGTTCTGGGTGGGCACAATAGGAACCACG GATGACTATAGTCTTTATGGGATCCAAGCATTCTCTAATCTGTTTGGACAACAAGGTGGGTGTGTAGAATTTCATCTCACTATCTCAAAATCACCCACAGTGGCTGAGATACAACAAATAGCAGACAAATTACAGAGTTCAACTGCTCGGGTTGTGGTGGTCTTTGCCACAGAAGGACAGCTGTTAGATTTGTTCTCAGAA CTTGCCAGGAGAAATGTAACAGGGATACAGTGGATAGCCAGTGAAGCCTGGGTGACTGCTAGCCGACTGGGTTCACCAAATTTCCACTCTCTTCTGGAGGGAACACTGGGTTTCTCCTTCCCTGGAGTCAGCATCCCTGGCTTGAAAGAGTTTCTTTTGGATGTCCGACCCTCTCCCAAACCAGGAATGGAATTTGTCAATATGTTCTGGGAAGAACAGTTTGGTTGTAAGCT AGCTTATAAAGATTATGCAGGTGGGGTTGAAAAGCCTTTATGCACAGGTTCAGAGGATCTCAGATACACTTACAGCAGTTATAGTGATGTAACTAAGGTCAGAATATCCTATAATGTTTATAAAGCTGTATATGCTATTGCCCATGCTCTGCACACATTTTTGAACTGTGATTCTGTGGGACCTAGCGGGGGATTATGTGAGAAGCACAGTTCATTTTCAAATGGCGAG TTTCTTCAACATCTGAAAATGGTGAATTTCACCAACCAGTTTCatgaaaatgtatattttgaCTCCAATGGGGAGCCAGTCCCTCTCTATGATATCATTAATTGGCAGAAGGACAGCACAGATAAAATTAG ATTTATCAAAGTTGGAAGCTATGATGGTTCAGCTCCTCAAACACAACAACTGCACATAGTGAAGAACATGATTCTATGGACAAAAGGACAGTTACAG GTTCCTGTATCTCAGTGTAGTGCTCCATGTCCCCCTGGCAGCAGGCAGGCCACACGGCAAGGAGAGCCCAAATGCTGCTTTGATTGTTTGCCCTGTGCAGATGGAGAGATCAGCAACCAGACTG GTTCCACTGAATGCATCAAATGTCCTGAGTACTTCTGGTCagacaaagaaaaagtgaaatgTGTTGCAGGGGAAGAAGAATTCCTGTCTTTCAATGACACCATGGGTATCATCCTGGTAGCAGTTACCTTGCTGGGTTTCATACTGACCACCATCATCACCATTGTGTTTCACAGTTTCCGTTATACACCCATTGTCAAGGCCAACAACTCAGAAATAAGTTTCTTGCTTCTCCTGTCACTCaagctctgtttcctgtgttgtcTGGTGTTCATTGGTCAGCCGTCTTGGTGGACATGTAGGCTCCGCCAGGCAGCATTTGGgatcagctttgtcctgtgtttgtCCTGCCTTCTTGTTAAGACCATTGTGGTCCTCCTGGCTTTCCGGACGAACGTACCAGGTTCCAGGGGTCGGATGCTGTTTGGAACATTTCAGCAGAGGATTCTGATCATCTGTACGACAGCTCCTCAG ATCTGTCTCTGTACTGGTTGGGTCTTGGGCGCACCTCCCTTTCCATTCAGAAATCCAAACTACCAAGCTTCAACTGGAAAA ATTGTTTTGGAGTGTAAAGAGCCATGGCCTCCAGGGTTTTACCTGCTCCTTGGTTACGTTGGCCTCCTGGCCTTTGTCTGTCTTCTCCTGGCATTCCTTGGACGCAAACTACCGGACAGGTTCAATGAAGCAAAGTTCATCACCTTCAGCATGCTGATTTTCTGGGCTGTGTGGATTTCTTTCATCCCAGCTTATGTCAGCTCTCCTGGAAACTTTTCTGTGGCAGTGGAAATATTTGCTATATTAGCATCTAGTTTTGGATTGTTACTATGTATTTTTGTGCCCAAATGCTACATTATTTTACTGCACCCTGAGAGAAATATCAAAAAAGGCATGACCAGAAAATGTTGGAGATGA
- the LOC100690618 gene encoding extracellular calcium-sensing receptor-like, translated as MSTSAGKVCILQNSFEPGFIAEGDYIIAGIFPLHYNQEMPDLNCTYKPPPVKCNGFDPRAFRWAQTMRLAVEEVNQNLELLPNYTLGYKIFDSCAYPLTVQRAAMAIVNGMSEDDSPMCSGASPLLAVIGESGSAESIVVSRILQPFRIPMISYFSSCACFTDRTKYPTFFRVIPNDDYQVKAIAQLLVLFNWTWVGVVRGDHEYGRFAVQGLMRELQGTSVCVAYQEMIPLLYNQQRALEIMQVMRSSLARVVVVFSAEGEMTPFLRDYMKQNITGIQWVASEAWVTASVFTGKEYYPYLGGTVGFGIRKGYISRLSNYLETVNPQRYPNNMLLPPCSGQESPLKQHSAYLNTSSPRVAYNVYKAVYAIAHSLHNLLMCQPGSGPFKNQSCAQSDNVLPWQLQYYLQEVKFIIAGEEVNFDLKGDSIPYYDIINWQRGTSGNIEFVNVGLFDGTKPAGEELVIQEDMIMWAGDQMSVCSASCLPGSRKAVRRGEPVCCFDCVPCDNGKISNQTNAIECTFCPEDFWSNKDRTACISKKVEFLAYDSLGIALTVISVVGACLTIVVLAVFFYHRNTAIVRINNSELSFFILFALTLCFLCSLVFIGEPTFWSCMLRHTAFSITFSLCISCILGKTLVVLAAFTATRPGENIMKWLGPKQQRAIIFSCTLVQVVICGAWLIDAHPYPSRNTKYERSKIILECSVGSTLAFWCVLGYIGLQACLCFVLAFLARKLPGNFNEAKFITFSMLIFCAVWLAFIPAYISSPGNYADAVESFAILASSFGLLFCLFAPKCYIILLKPEKNTKQHLMGKEKK; from the exons atgt CCACATCTGCAGGAAAAGTGTGCATTCTTCAAAACAGCTTTGAGCCAGGCTTTATAGCTGAGGGGGACTACATTATTGCAGGAATCTTTCCCCTTCATTATAACCAAGAAATGCCAGACCTTAACTGTACCTACAAACCACCGCCAGTGAAGTGTAATGG ATTTGATCCCAGGGCTTTCCGCTGGGCTCAGACGATGAGGCTGGCAGTTGAGGAGGTAAACCAGAATCTGGAGCTTTTGCCCAATTACACCCTGGGGTACAAAATCTTTGATTCATGTGCATATCCACTGACTGTCCAGAGAGCTGCTATGGCTATAGTAAACGGGATGAGTGAAGATGACTCTCCCATGTGTAGCGGTGCTTCTCCACTCCTTGCTGTAATTGGTGAATCTGGTTCTGCTGAGTCCATTGTGGTGTCAAGAATCCTCCAGCCATTCCGAATCCCAATG ATCAGTTACTTTTCTTCGTGTGCATGTTTCACTGACAGAACAAAATACCCTACCTTTTTCAGGGTAATCCCTAATGATGATTATCAG GTGAAAGCAATTGCTCAGCTGCTGGTACTCTTTAATTGGACTTGGGTGGGGGTGGTGCGAGGAGATCATGAATATGGCCGTTTTGCTGTGCAAGGCTTAATGAGAGAACTACAGGGTACCAGCGTGTGTGTGGCATACCAAGAAATGATTCCTCTGCTCTACAATCAACAGAGGGCACTGGAGATCATGCAG GTAATGCGTAGCTCTTTGGCAAGAGTGGTGGTAGTATTTTCAGCTGAGGGGGAAATGACGCCTTTCTTGAGAGACTACATGAAGCAGAACATCACTGGAATCCAGTGGGTGGCTAGTGAGGCCTGGGTCACAGCATCTGTCTTTACAGGGAAAGAGTATTACCCCTATCTGGGAGGTACAGTCGGGTTTGGCATCAGAAAAGGTTATATCTCAAGACTCAGCAACTACTTGGAAACAGTAAACCCACAGAGGTATCCCAATAATATGCTG TTGCCACCTTGCTCAGGGCAAGAGTCACCACTGAAGCAGCATTCAGCCTACTTGAATACATCAAGCCCTAGAGTGGCCTATAATGTATATAAGGCTGTATATGCAATTGCTCATTCCCTGCACAACCTTCTCATGTGTCAACCAGGCAGTGGGCCTTTTAAGAACCAGTCATGTGCACAAAGTGACAATGTACTGCCTTGGCAG CTCCAGTACTACCTGCAGGAAGTGAAATTTATCATTGCTGGGGAAGAGGTAAACTTTGACTTGAAGGGTGACTCTATACCCTATTATGATATTATCAACTGGCAGAGAGGCACAAGCGGGAACATTGAATTTGTCAACGTGGGGCTGTTTGATGGAACCAAACCTGCTGGAGAGGAGCTGGTGATCCAGGAGGACATGATAATGTGGGCAGGGGATCAGA TGTCTGTATGCAGTGCCAGCTGTCTTCCAGGGTCCCGGAAGGCTGTCCGTCGTGGGGAGCCTGTCTGCTGCTTTGACTGTGTACCATGTGATAATGGCAAAATTAGCAATCAGACAA ATGCAATAGAATGCACATTTTGTCCTGAGGACTTCTGGTCAAACAAAGACAGAACAGCCTGTATCTCCAAAAAAGTAGAGTTTTTGGCCTATGATTCCTTGGGTATAGCCCTGACAGTCATTTCTGTGGTGGGGGCTTGTCTCACTATAGTTGTTTTAGCAGTGTTCTTTTACCACAGAAACACAGCCATTGTCCGTATCAATAACTCAGAACTTAGTTTCTTTATCTTATTTGCTTTAACActgtgtttcctttgttctctgGTTTTCATTGGAGAGCCAACATTTTGGTCCTGCATGCTGCGTCACACTGCCTTTAGCATTACATTTTCACTTTGCATCTCCTGCATCCTGGGGAAGACACTGGTGGTACTAGCTGCTTTCACTGCCACCCGTCCAGGGGAAAACATCATGAAGTGGCTGGGACCCAAGCAGCAGAGGGCCATTATCTTCAGCTGCACTCTTGTTCAAGTAGTTATCTGTGGTGCTTGGCTCATTGATGCACACCCTTATCCTTCACGAAATACTAAATACGAACGCTCAAAGATCATATTGGAGTGTAGCGTAGGATCAACCCTTGCATTCTGGTGTGTTTTAGGATATATTGGTCTCCAAGCCTGTCTCTGCTTTGTACTGGCATTTCTGGCACGTAAGTTGCCAGGCAACTTCAATGAAGCCAAGTTTATCACTTTTAGCATGCTGATCTTCTGTGCTGTGTGGCTGGCATTTATTCCTGCTTATATCAGCTCCCCTGGAAATTATGCAGATGCAGTTGAATCATTTGCCATTTTGGCTTCTAGCTTTGGTTTGctgttttgtctgtttgctcCAAAGTGTTACATAATTTTATTAAAgccagaaaaaaatacaaaacagcacctaatgggaaaagaaaagaagtaa
- the LOC109204908 gene encoding extracellular calcium-sensing receptor, which translates to MVFSRTMFMISVSCSGDRKRSRPPHLVERKPKRMEGDIMRKEEAVREPLRGLQKGEVKSKDSSLPECAKLGGSEPIALHSDGDVVIGGFFPLHYVASKPEYSYNSKPQVTSCSGLYHTAFHWMMTMIFAVDEINRNSSLLPGVKLGYRIMDSCDHVHTSLRALFSLISYSKTVKKTAETENSRIQMEGLNMAGMKRKPGIISSAEKRHAEVNMPKPRGLKDAENYMKEKLTVEIKTRESSTCLNYSPVPAVIGLASSTPTRAVAHTLGPFNIPLVSYFATCTCLTDKHLYPSFLRTVPSDLFQVRGLVKLVTFFSWFWVGTIGATDDYSLYGIQAFSIQFGQQGGCVAFHLTIPTSPTVAEIQKMADKLQRSTARVVVVFAKDVHLLDLFLELTRRNMTGIQWVVSEAWMTASQLTTPDFHNLLEGTLGFSFPGVSIPGLKEFLLNVRPSPKPGMELVNMFWEEYFGCKLEFERDRSEEYETNIVKNYKLGSQNNSGFTVGLTVGQKILFNISVDKNNEGAVKKTVCTGSEDLSYTDSSYSDVSQVRISYNVYKAVYAVAHALHTFLNCNSTGPSGGLCEMHSSFTNGQFLQFLKMVNFTNQFDEKVYFDSNGEPVPLYDIINWQKDSKNEISFVKVGSYDGSAQQGQQLQILKNTIVWTTRQSQVPVSQCSAPCPPGSRQATRQGEPKCCFDCLPCADGEISNQTGSTECIKCPEYFWSDKEKVKCVAGEEEFLSFNDTMGIILVAITLLGFILTTIITIVFHSFRYTPIVKANNSEISFLLLLSLKLCFLCCLVFIGQPSWWTCRLRQTAFGISFVLCLSCLLVKTIVVLLAFHTNVPASRGRMLFGTSQQRILILCTTAPQIFLSTGWVLGAPPFPFRNSNYQAITGKIVVECKDPWPPGFYLLLGYIGLLAFVCLLLAFLGRKLPDTFNEAKLITFSMLIFWAVWISFIPAYVSSPGKFSVAVEIFAILASSFGLLLCIFVPKCYIILLHPERNIKKGMTGKNPR; encoded by the exons ATGGTATTTTCTAGAACCATGTTTATGATTTCAGTCTCCTGTTCAGGAGACAGAAAACGTTCCCGACCACCTCATCTTG ttgaaagaaaaccaaaaaggaTGGAGGGAGATATTATGAGGAAAGAAGAGGCTGTGAGAGAACCACTGCGTGGTTTACAAAAAGGGGAAGTGAAAAGTAAGGATTCTAGTTTACCTGAGTGTGCAAAACTGGGCGGCAGCGAGCCCATAGCCTTGCACTCAGATGGTGATGTAGTGATTGGAGGATTTTTCCCTCTGCATTATGTTGCATCTAAGCCAGAGTACAGCTACAACAGCAAACCTCAAGTTACATCTTGCAGTGG CCTTTACCACACCGCGTTTCACTGGATGATGACCATGATTTTCGCTGTGGATGAAATTAATCGTAATTCAAGCCTATTACCAGGTGTTAAACTAGGCTACAGAATTATGGACAGCTGTGACCATGTCCACACCAGTCTGCGAGCACTTTTTTCCTTAATCAGTTACtccaaaactgtgaaaaaaacagcagaaactgaaaacagcagaattcAAATGGAGGGATTAAACATGGCAGGGATGAAAAGGAAGCCTGGGATCATATCCTCAGCAGAAAAAAGACATGCTGAAGTTAACATGCCAAAGCCTAGGGGTCTTAAAGATGCAGAAAATtacatgaaagaaaaattaacAGTAGAAATAAAGACAAGGGAGTCTTCCACATGTCTGAATTATTCTCCGGTGCCTGCTGTGATTGGTCTCGCATCATCCACCCCTACAAGAGCTGTAGCTCACACGCTTGGCCCTTTCAACATACCACTG GTGAGTTATTTTGCCACCTGTACCTGTCTTACTGATAAGCATTTGTACCCATCATTCTTGAGAACTGTGCCAAGTGATCTCTTTCAAGTTAGAGGTCTCGTAAAGCTTGTCACTTTCTTTAGCTGGTTCTGGGTGGGCACAATAGGAGCTACG GACGATTACAGTCTTTATGGTATCCAAGCATTCTCTATTCAGTTTGGACAACAAGGTGGGTGTGTGGCATTTCATCTCACAATCCCAACATCACCCACAGTGGCTGAGATACAAAAAATGGCAGACAAACTCCAGAGGTCAACCGCTCGGGTTGTGGTGGTGTTTGCCAAAGACGTACATTTGCTAGATTTGTTTTTAGAA CTTACTCGGAGAAATATGACAGGGATACAGTGGGTAGTCAGCGAAGCCTGGATGACCGCTAGTCAGCTAACTACTCCTGACTTCCATAATCTTCTAGAGGGAACACTGGGTTTCTCCTTCCCTGGAGTCAGCATCCCTGGCTTGAAAGAGTTTCTTCTGAATGTCCGACCATCCCCCAAGCCAGGGATGGAGCTTGTCAATATGTTCTGGGAAGAATATTTTGGTTGTAAGCTAGAGTTTGAAAGAGACAGAAGTGAAGAATATGAAACTAATATTGTGAAAAACTACAAACTAGGTTCTCAAAACAATTCTGGTTTCACGGTTGGGCTTACTGTTGGACAAAAAATATTGTTTAATATATCAGTTGATAAAAATAATGAAGGTGCTGTGAAAAAAACTGTATGCACAGGATCAGAGGATCTGAGTTACACGGATAGCAGTTATAGTGATGTATCTCAGGTCCGAATATCCTATAATGTGTATAAAGCTGTGTATGCCGTTGCCCATGCTCTGCACACTTTCTTAAACTGTAATTCAACAGGACCTAGCGGGGGATTGTGTGAGATGCACAGCTCATTTACAAATGGTCAG tTTCTTCAATTTCTGAAAATGGTGAATTTCACCAACCAGTTTGATGAGAAAGTATATTTTGACTCCAATGGAGAGCCAGTCCCTCTCTATGACATCATTAATTGGCAGAAGGACAGCAAAAATGAAATTAG TTTTGTCAAGGTAGGAAGTTATGATGGTTCAGCTCAGCAAGGACAACAGCTGCAGATATTGAAGAACACTATAGTGTGGACAACAAGACAGTCACAG GTTCCTGTATCTCAGTGTAGTGCTCCATGTCCCCCTGGCAGCAGGCAGGCCACACGGCAAGGAGAGCCCAAATGCTGCTTTGATTGTTTGCCCTGTGCAGATGGAGAGATCAGCAACCAGACTG GTTCCACTGAATGCATCAAATGTCCTGAGTACTTCTGGTCagacaaagaaaaagtgaaatgTGTTGCAGGGGAAGAAGAATTCCTGTCTTTCAATGACACCATGGGTATCATCCTGGTAGCAATTACCTTGCTGGGTTTCATACTAACCACCATCATCACCATTGTGTTTCACAGTTTCCGCTATACACCCATTGTCAAGGCCAACAACTCAGAAATAAGTTTCTTGCTTCTCCTGTCACTCaagctctgtttcctgtgttgtcTGGTGTTCATTGGTCAGCCGTCTTGGTGGACATGTAGGCTCCGCCAGACAGCATTTGGgatcagctttgtcctgtgtttgtCCTGCCTCCTTGTTAAGACCATTGTGGTCCTCCTGGCTTTCCACACTAATGTACCTGCTTCCAGGGGTCGGATGCTGTTTGGTACATCCCAGCAGAGGATTTTGATCTTGTGCACTACAGCTCCTCAG ATTTTTCTCTCTACTGGCTGGGTGTTGGGTGCACCTCCCTTTCCATTTAGGAATTCAAACTACCAAGCTATAACTGGAAAA ATTGTTGTGGAGTGTAAAGATCCATGGCCTCCTGGATTCTACCTGCTCCTTGGTTACATCGGCCTCCTGGCCTTTGTCTGTCTTCTCCTGGCATTCCTTGGAAGAAAGCTACCGGACACATTCAACGAAGCAAAGCTCATCACCTTCAGCATGCTGATTTTCTGGGCTGTGTGGATTTCTTTCATTCCAGCTTATGTCAGCTCTCCTGGGAAATTTTCTGTGGCAGTGGAAATATTTGCTATCTTAGCATCCAGTTTTGGGTTGttactttgtatttttgtgcCTAAATGTTACATTATTTTACTGCACCCTGAGAGGAATATTAAGAAAGGCATGACTGGAAAAAATCCAAGATGA